In the genome of Vibrio sp. 16, one region contains:
- a CDS encoding diguanylate cyclase, which yields MKATEISDFHWTMQIIGDLDAGLIVVDKAYRVYAWNSFMQSYSGISADKIIGKVLFDVIEGLPESWLRKKVDASFKLNSRGFSCWEDRPYLFKFKNFSPISNGLREMRQNITFSPLTSVNGEVSHVSLVINDVTDIAKNKIHLMDSNQKLSDLSRTDGLTQLFNRRYWETCLMKEYESCKISGAVSSLVIFDIDHFKRVNDTYGHTVGDHVIRHTANELRKASRTSDVCGRYGGEEFTVLLPGTCANQALYFTERLRKKIESSIVECEGYNVKYTISLGICEISPYQSNHLNWLEHADKALYFSKETGRNRSTVFDLAFIK from the coding sequence ATGAAAGCAACCGAAATCAGTGACTTCCATTGGACAATGCAAATCATCGGCGATCTCGATGCTGGCCTTATCGTTGTAGATAAAGCGTACCGTGTTTACGCGTGGAACTCCTTCATGCAGTCCTACAGCGGTATTAGTGCCGACAAAATCATCGGCAAAGTTCTGTTTGATGTGATTGAGGGGCTACCGGAATCTTGGCTAAGAAAAAAAGTCGACGCCTCTTTTAAACTCAACAGCCGCGGCTTTTCCTGCTGGGAAGATCGCCCTTACCTCTTCAAGTTTAAGAACTTTAGCCCCATCTCAAACGGGTTAAGGGAGATGCGTCAAAACATCACATTCTCACCGTTAACATCGGTCAATGGTGAGGTGTCACATGTGAGCTTAGTGATCAATGACGTCACCGATATCGCCAAAAACAAAATCCACCTGATGGACTCCAATCAAAAACTGTCCGATCTGAGCCGAACCGATGGTTTAACCCAACTGTTCAACCGCCGCTATTGGGAAACGTGTTTAATGAAGGAGTATGAGAGCTGCAAAATTTCAGGTGCGGTCTCATCGCTAGTAATCTTCGACATCGATCATTTTAAGCGCGTTAACGACACCTATGGTCATACCGTTGGTGACCACGTGATTCGCCACACGGCGAATGAACTAAGAAAGGCATCACGCACATCCGATGTTTGTGGCCGGTATGGCGGCGAAGAGTTCACCGTGCTGCTTCCGGGGACATGCGCTAACCAAGCTCTTTACTTTACTGAGCGTTTACGTAAGAAGATCGAGAGCTCGATCGTTGAATGTGAAGGCTACAACGTTAAGTACACCATCAGTTTGGGGATTTGTGAAATCTCACCTTATCAATCTAACCACTTGAACTGGCTAGAGCATGCAGACAAAGCGCTTTATTTCTCAAAAGAGACTGGGCGAAACCGCTCAACCGTGTTTGATCTCGCGTTTATCAAATAG
- a CDS encoding thiolase family protein, producing MGDSDIWIVAAKRTPMGCFQGDLSRFSSPQLGAMAIESAVEAADIASDLIDEVFMGCVLQAGCGQAPARQAALGAGLSESTPSTTVNKVCGSGMKAAMLANDLIKLGSIQCAVAGGMESMTNAPYLLKEQRGGARMGHKTTFDHMFLDGLQDAYQGELMGVYGQQVADKLKFTREEMDAWATNSIHRARSADEQGLFADEICPLTLSSGEKLERDEQPHRVDPAKIPKLKPAFDKQGTVTAANSSAISDGAAALILMSPTLAKQQKLKPLAVIKGHSTHARAPEEFTLAPVFAIETLLSTLDWSVDEVDLWEINEAFAVVTQIAVKQLGLDPDKVNIKGGACALGHPIGASGARILVTLIHSLRQLQAIGTDGDTENKKVVRGVASLCIGGGEATAMAIEIPLE from the coding sequence ATGGGAGATAGCGATATCTGGATTGTTGCGGCGAAGCGGACACCGATGGGGTGCTTTCAAGGAGACTTATCAAGATTTTCCTCTCCTCAGCTTGGCGCCATGGCGATAGAGAGCGCAGTTGAAGCCGCAGACATTGCAAGTGACCTAATCGATGAAGTCTTTATGGGCTGTGTGTTACAAGCTGGTTGTGGCCAAGCGCCCGCAAGACAAGCAGCGCTTGGAGCTGGTTTAAGTGAATCAACACCATCTACGACGGTCAATAAAGTATGTGGCTCAGGCATGAAGGCCGCGATGTTGGCAAACGATCTTATCAAACTAGGCTCGATCCAATGTGCGGTCGCGGGTGGAATGGAAAGCATGACTAACGCGCCCTATTTGCTAAAAGAGCAGCGTGGTGGTGCGAGAATGGGGCACAAAACAACGTTTGACCATATGTTTTTAGATGGCCTGCAAGATGCCTATCAAGGCGAGTTAATGGGCGTCTATGGACAACAGGTTGCCGACAAGTTGAAGTTTACTCGCGAAGAGATGGATGCGTGGGCAACTAACTCGATTCACCGAGCTCGAAGCGCAGATGAACAAGGTTTATTTGCTGACGAGATTTGTCCGCTCACATTGAGCTCTGGTGAAAAGCTTGAGCGTGATGAACAGCCTCACCGCGTTGACCCTGCCAAAATCCCCAAACTAAAACCTGCTTTCGACAAACAAGGTACGGTGACAGCCGCAAACTCGAGTGCGATTTCCGATGGCGCCGCTGCTTTGATCTTAATGTCGCCGACACTGGCAAAGCAGCAAAAACTTAAGCCACTCGCCGTTATCAAAGGTCATTCAACACATGCCAGAGCCCCTGAAGAGTTCACGTTAGCGCCGGTGTTTGCCATCGAAACCTTGTTATCGACGCTTGATTGGAGTGTCGATGAGGTTGACCTATGGGAGATCAACGAAGCATTTGCGGTGGTTACCCAAATTGCGGTCAAACAGCTTGGTCTTGATCCCGATAAAGTCAACATCAAAGGGGGCGCCTGCGCACTTGGTCACCCGATTGGTGCTAGTGGCGCAAGAATTCTCGTCACCTTGATCCACAGTTTAAGACAGCTACAGGCGATAGGGACGGATGGGGATACGGAAAATAAAAAAGTGGTGCGAGGTGTTGCTTCTCTGTGTATCGGCGGAGGTGAAGCCACTGCTATGGCAATAGAAATTCCACTTGAGTGA
- a CDS encoding MerR family transcriptional regulator: MERFKISELAKEFGITTRSIRFYEDVGLIEPERKGTMRLYQRRDKIRLKLILRGKRLGFSLAEIKELFALYDTHQEDTQLTKMLKIIDEKEAVLKRQLEDITVVLEDLNAARQRCEEALSQS; the protein is encoded by the coding sequence GTGGAAAGATTTAAGATTAGTGAGCTGGCAAAAGAGTTTGGTATTACCACTCGAAGCATTCGCTTTTATGAGGATGTGGGGCTTATCGAGCCCGAACGTAAAGGCACAATGCGACTCTACCAGCGTAGGGATAAAATCCGCCTAAAACTGATTCTTCGTGGTAAACGACTGGGCTTCTCTCTGGCCGAGATCAAAGAGCTATTTGCACTGTATGATACTCACCAAGAAGATACTCAGCTGACTAAAATGCTCAAGATTATTGATGAAAAGGAAGCTGTGCTTAAGCGTCAACTCGAAGACATTACCGTAGTTCTTGAAGACTTAAACGCAGCTCGTCAACGATGTGAAGAAGCCCTAAGTCAAAGCTAG
- a CDS encoding response regulator — translation MNILVCDDSKIARKAIISKIGQTAKTVILQAENGKEALEQLVETDIDILFLDLTMPVMDGFEVLASLPVSRYPTKVIVVSGDIQSEAKQRCRAMGALDFIEKPFSTSDLTQLFSKYGIPLQAFNMATPECIHQSVDLMGSIREMSNIALGTSASLIAEQVGQFIEMPLPNVASLHQSELKMTVQDIVNNSEYRAVSQRFVGNGINGEALVCLHGRGLDNLGGEESNGTNEVILDISNLLVSSFLVSFSRQLDIAISLRQPIVLEKELLQVSLTCNQFLAGYDEDIFTIEFVYKAENLDIACDVIFLMDNDSIDAIEQILKSVL, via the coding sequence ATGAATATATTGGTCTGCGACGACTCAAAGATCGCACGCAAAGCTATCATCAGCAAAATCGGGCAAACCGCTAAGACCGTCATTCTTCAAGCGGAAAATGGTAAAGAGGCCTTAGAGCAGCTCGTAGAAACTGACATCGATATCCTATTTCTTGATCTTACCATGCCAGTAATGGATGGCTTTGAAGTGCTCGCGTCGCTCCCTGTTAGCCGTTACCCGACAAAAGTGATCGTCGTGTCTGGTGACATTCAGAGCGAAGCCAAACAACGATGCCGTGCGATGGGCGCCCTCGATTTTATCGAAAAACCCTTCAGTACCTCTGACCTTACCCAACTATTTTCAAAGTACGGTATCCCACTTCAGGCGTTTAATATGGCAACGCCAGAGTGCATTCACCAATCTGTCGATTTGATGGGCAGTATCCGCGAGATGAGTAATATCGCATTAGGGACCAGTGCTTCCTTGATTGCAGAACAAGTTGGCCAGTTCATTGAAATGCCGTTGCCGAACGTCGCATCTTTGCATCAGTCAGAGCTGAAAATGACCGTCCAAGACATTGTCAATAACTCTGAGTATCGCGCGGTATCTCAGCGTTTTGTGGGCAATGGCATCAATGGCGAAGCGCTCGTCTGCTTGCACGGGCGTGGGCTAGATAACCTCGGGGGTGAAGAAAGCAACGGCACCAACGAAGTCATTCTCGATATCTCCAACCTACTGGTTTCTTCTTTCTTGGTGTCGTTTAGCCGTCAACTCGATATCGCCATCTCTTTACGCCAACCTATCGTGCTTGAAAAAGAACTGCTTCAAGTGTCATTGACCTGTAATCAGTTTCTTGCGGGGTACGATGAAGATATTTTTACCATCGAGTTCGTCTATAAGGCGGAAAACCTCGACATTGCCTGCGATGTCATTTTCCTGATGGATAATGACTCCATTGACGCCATCGAACAGATTCTAAAGAGCGTGTTATGA
- a CDS encoding isovaleryl-CoA dehydrogenase gives MLSPYHPLNFGLGETIDMLRDHVGAFADQHIAPIADQIDKDNQFPNHLWPLLGDMGLLGITTSESFGGAGMGYLAHVVAMEEISRASASVALSYGAHSNLCVNQIFRNGTQEQKAKYLPKLIDGSAIGALAMSEPNAGSDVVSMQLKATLNGDHYRLNGNKMWITNGPDADVIIVYAKTDSSAGSHGITAFIVERAFSGFSHAQRLDKLGMRGSNTCELVFNDCLVPVENVLGEVNKGVQVLMSGLDYERVVLAGGPLGIMQACLDLVIPYVHERKQFGKAIGEFQLVQAKVADMYTRTNAARSYVYTVAAACDRGEATRKDAAGVILYSAELATQLALDAIQLLGGNGYINEFPAGRLLRDAKLYEIGAGTSEIRRILIGRELFEESR, from the coding sequence ATGTTATCTCCATACCACCCGCTCAACTTTGGGCTGGGCGAAACCATCGACATGTTACGCGACCATGTTGGCGCATTTGCTGACCAACATATCGCGCCCATCGCAGATCAAATAGACAAAGACAATCAGTTCCCCAACCATTTGTGGCCGCTGCTCGGTGACATGGGGCTACTTGGCATCACCACGTCCGAGTCATTTGGCGGCGCTGGCATGGGCTACTTGGCTCATGTGGTTGCAATGGAAGAGATCAGCCGTGCTTCCGCCTCAGTTGCATTGAGCTATGGGGCTCATTCCAACCTTTGCGTGAATCAAATTTTTCGCAACGGCACCCAAGAACAAAAAGCCAAATACCTACCCAAACTCATTGATGGTTCTGCGATTGGCGCATTGGCGATGAGCGAGCCAAACGCCGGCTCCGATGTGGTCAGCATGCAGCTTAAAGCGACGTTAAATGGAGACCATTACCGCCTCAACGGCAACAAAATGTGGATCACCAATGGCCCCGATGCCGACGTGATCATCGTTTATGCCAAAACCGATTCATCCGCTGGCTCACACGGCATCACCGCTTTTATCGTCGAGCGAGCGTTCTCAGGTTTTAGTCATGCGCAGAGACTCGACAAACTGGGTATGCGAGGTTCAAACACCTGCGAACTTGTGTTCAACGATTGCCTGGTCCCGGTTGAAAATGTCCTTGGTGAAGTCAACAAAGGCGTTCAGGTGCTGATGAGCGGATTAGATTACGAACGTGTCGTCCTAGCAGGCGGACCTTTGGGCATCATGCAAGCGTGCTTAGATTTAGTGATCCCTTACGTACATGAGCGCAAGCAATTTGGCAAAGCCATTGGCGAGTTCCAACTGGTGCAAGCCAAAGTCGCCGATATGTACACCCGAACTAATGCCGCAAGAAGTTACGTGTACACCGTTGCTGCCGCCTGCGATCGGGGAGAAGCGACACGTAAAGATGCCGCTGGTGTGATTTTGTATAGCGCAGAGCTGGCTACCCAACTCGCCTTAGATGCAATACAGCTGCTTGGCGGCAATGGCTACATCAATGAGTTTCCCGCTGGGCGTTTATTACGTGACGCCAAGTTGTATGAAATTGGCGCGGGTACATCTGAGATAAGACGCATTCTCATTGGCCGCGAACTGTTTGAAGAATCACGCTGA
- a CDS encoding CoA-acylating methylmalonate-semialdehyde dehydrogenase, whose amino-acid sequence MTQSVPLYIDGEFCQSQSNDWIDVTNPATNVVIAKLPKATDAEIARAIESASHAFHQWKEVAVSERARVMLHYQHLLKEHHDDLAELLSQETGKILLDAKGDVWRGIEVVEQAANIASNMMGETVENVATDIDSYSLIQPLGVCCGITPFNFPAMIPLWMFPLAIAAGNTFVLKPSEQVPLTSIRLAELFEQAGAPKGVLQIVHGDKHQVDTLLAHPDIRTVSFVGSVSVAEYIYHTGTLHNKRVQAFAGAKNHMVIMPDANKNQVVSNLVGASVGAAGQRCMAISVAVFVGESKQWITELKDEMAKMKPGAWDDESAAYGPLISKAAKERVIRLIDEGKAQGATCELDGSGCTVSGLPDGNWVGPTLFSGVTTDMSIYQQEIFGPVLVCLEVDSLNDAIALINRSPYGNGTSIFTSSGGAARKFQHDIQVGQVGINVPIPVPLPFFSFTGWRGSFYGDLHAYGKQAVRFYTETKTVTARWFDDDIPTGPNLTIQLK is encoded by the coding sequence ATGACACAGTCAGTTCCGCTTTATATTGATGGTGAGTTCTGTCAATCGCAATCCAATGATTGGATTGATGTAACCAATCCTGCAACCAACGTCGTGATCGCCAAGTTACCAAAGGCGACAGACGCAGAAATAGCGCGCGCGATCGAGAGTGCAAGCCATGCTTTTCATCAGTGGAAAGAGGTGGCGGTTTCTGAGCGAGCCAGAGTCATGCTCCACTACCAACATTTACTCAAAGAGCACCACGACGATTTGGCTGAGTTATTGTCTCAAGAAACAGGAAAAATCCTTCTGGATGCCAAAGGGGACGTGTGGCGTGGGATCGAAGTGGTAGAGCAAGCCGCAAACATCGCCAGCAATATGATGGGAGAAACGGTTGAAAATGTTGCCACCGACATTGATAGCTACTCGTTAATTCAGCCCCTCGGCGTCTGCTGTGGCATTACCCCGTTTAATTTTCCTGCAATGATCCCTTTGTGGATGTTTCCGTTGGCCATTGCTGCTGGCAATACCTTTGTCCTCAAACCTTCAGAGCAAGTGCCATTGACGTCAATCCGTTTAGCTGAGCTTTTTGAGCAAGCGGGCGCACCGAAAGGCGTGTTGCAAATCGTCCATGGTGACAAACACCAAGTAGATACCCTTCTTGCCCATCCAGATATCCGAACCGTGTCTTTTGTCGGGTCGGTCTCGGTAGCGGAATACATCTATCACACCGGAACCCTGCACAATAAACGAGTCCAAGCTTTTGCCGGTGCGAAAAATCATATGGTGATCATGCCCGATGCTAACAAGAATCAAGTGGTCAGCAATTTAGTGGGGGCATCGGTTGGCGCTGCTGGGCAACGGTGCATGGCGATTTCCGTCGCGGTGTTTGTGGGTGAATCTAAACAATGGATTACTGAGCTTAAAGACGAAATGGCGAAGATGAAACCAGGGGCATGGGATGATGAATCCGCTGCTTACGGGCCTTTGATCAGCAAAGCGGCGAAAGAGCGAGTGATAAGACTGATTGATGAAGGCAAAGCGCAAGGTGCCACTTGTGAGTTGGATGGTAGTGGTTGCACGGTAAGCGGCTTGCCTGACGGAAATTGGGTGGGCCCGACGCTGTTTAGCGGTGTGACGACCGATATGTCTATCTACCAGCAAGAAATTTTTGGCCCTGTTTTGGTGTGCCTTGAAGTGGATTCACTGAATGATGCCATTGCGCTCATCAATCGAAGCCCATACGGCAATGGTACCTCGATATTTACTTCAAGCGGCGGCGCGGCGCGTAAGTTTCAACACGATATCCAAGTTGGGCAGGTGGGCATCAATGTCCCGATTCCCGTGCCGTTACCCTTCTTTTCATTCACTGGATGGCGAGGCAGTTTCTACGGCGATTTGCACGCTTATGGTAAGCAAGCAGTGCGATTTTATACCGAAACCAAAACGGTGACCGCCCGTTGGTTCGATGACGACATTCCTACTGGCCCCAACTTAACCATTCAATTGAAATAG
- a CDS encoding hydroxymethylglutaryl-CoA lyase, translated as MSLPKRAKIVEVGPRDGLQNEASIPTHAKVALINQLSNSGLTHIEVGSFVSPKWVPQMADSDEVFKQITRNPDVIYAALTPNITGFDAAIKAQADQVAVFASCSESFSHKNINCSIQESLDRFKPVIEKASQQGIAVRGYLSCIIDCPYEGKIQPEQVADVAQQLISLGCYEVSLGDTIGTGTPLKVAQMLNAVMRQIDQSKLAVHFHNTWGQALANIYQALQMGVNVIDSSVAGLGGCPYAKGASGNVATEDVLYLCEGLGIDTGVDLRKVALSGWRVTQYLNRSPNSNVALALQDHIKR; from the coding sequence CTGTCACTGCCTAAGCGAGCGAAAATTGTTGAGGTGGGCCCGAGGGACGGCTTACAAAATGAAGCGAGCATCCCTACTCACGCGAAAGTGGCGCTCATCAACCAACTTTCAAATAGCGGACTGACTCACATCGAAGTGGGATCGTTTGTCTCTCCGAAGTGGGTGCCGCAAATGGCCGATTCTGATGAGGTCTTTAAACAGATCACACGCAACCCTGACGTCATCTACGCGGCACTTACGCCCAACATCACCGGCTTTGATGCCGCGATCAAAGCTCAAGCGGACCAAGTCGCGGTGTTTGCTTCCTGCTCGGAGTCCTTCAGCCACAAAAACATCAATTGTTCGATTCAAGAAAGCCTAGATCGATTTAAACCCGTTATCGAAAAAGCATCGCAGCAAGGTATTGCTGTGCGCGGTTACCTTTCCTGCATTATTGACTGTCCTTATGAAGGCAAAATTCAACCTGAACAAGTCGCAGATGTCGCCCAGCAACTTATTTCATTGGGCTGCTACGAAGTCTCGCTGGGTGACACGATAGGCACAGGCACACCACTAAAAGTCGCCCAAATGCTGAATGCCGTGATGCGCCAAATTGATCAATCAAAACTCGCCGTTCATTTCCACAATACGTGGGGACAAGCCTTGGCGAACATCTATCAAGCATTGCAAATGGGGGTGAATGTTATCGATTCGAGCGTGGCTGGGCTTGGCGGATGCCCCTATGCAAAAGGCGCGTCAGGCAACGTAGCCACAGAAGATGTGCTTTACCTGTGTGAAGGGCTGGGCATTGATACCGGTGTAGACCTTCGCAAAGTGGCGCTAAGTGGTTGGCGAGTCACACAATATCTAAACCGCTCACCTAACTCGAATGTTGCATTAGCATTACAAGATCACATCAAACGATGA
- a CDS encoding carboxyl transferase domain-containing protein has product MTVITSKIKPDAPLYVKNHQAMTALVDTLRSNIELIKQGGGTKAIERQRSKGKHPVRERIAMLLDDNSDFLEVGLFAAWQVYEEPIPCAGAVAGIGKVKGVECMIIANDPSVKGGTYYPLTVKKHLRAQEIAQRCHLPCVYFVDSGGANLPHQADVFADKQHFGRIFYNQARMSALGIPQISVVLGLCTAGGAYIPAMADVSIIVKQQGTIFLAGPPLVKAATGEVVTDEELGGADVHCRKSGVADYYAENEQHAMSLARQAIANCHLTPVDYNHTPSVAPRYPAEQLYGIVNADLRLTFDIREVIARIIDDSDFDEFKALFGTTLVCGFARIDGQLIGIVANNGILFSESAQKGAHFIELCTKRKIPLLFLQNVTGFMVGKKVEEGGIAKHGAKLVMAVACADVPKFTVIVGGSYGAGNYGMCGRAYEPTMMWMWPNARISVMGGEQAAGVLTQVKREAIARQNGDWSPDAESEFRKKIINQYETEGSPYYASARLWDDGIIDPKETRNVLSRALKIALNAPIPDSEFGIFRM; this is encoded by the coding sequence ATGACGGTAATCACAAGCAAGATTAAACCTGACGCACCGCTCTATGTAAAAAACCATCAAGCGATGACTGCACTCGTCGATACGCTAAGAAGCAACATAGAGCTCATCAAACAAGGCGGCGGTACCAAGGCAATTGAAAGGCAACGTTCAAAGGGGAAACATCCTGTCCGAGAACGTATTGCCATGCTTTTAGACGATAACAGTGATTTTCTCGAAGTCGGACTTTTCGCTGCATGGCAAGTGTATGAAGAGCCAATACCGTGCGCGGGCGCGGTGGCTGGCATAGGAAAAGTGAAAGGCGTGGAGTGCATGATTATCGCCAACGATCCTTCCGTCAAAGGAGGAACCTATTACCCCCTAACCGTTAAAAAGCACCTTCGCGCCCAAGAGATCGCCCAGCGATGTCACCTACCCTGCGTTTACTTTGTGGATTCCGGTGGTGCCAATCTGCCTCACCAAGCAGATGTCTTTGCAGATAAACAGCATTTTGGGCGCATCTTTTACAACCAAGCACGCATGTCGGCATTGGGTATCCCGCAGATATCGGTCGTGCTCGGTCTTTGCACCGCTGGTGGCGCCTACATTCCAGCAATGGCCGATGTGTCGATCATCGTCAAACAGCAAGGGACCATCTTTCTCGCTGGCCCCCCTTTGGTGAAAGCCGCTACTGGAGAGGTGGTCACCGACGAAGAGCTTGGCGGCGCAGATGTGCACTGCCGTAAATCGGGCGTTGCGGATTACTACGCCGAAAATGAGCAACATGCAATGAGTCTCGCGCGCCAAGCCATTGCCAATTGCCACCTAACGCCCGTCGACTACAACCACACACCATCGGTTGCACCGCGTTACCCAGCCGAACAGTTGTATGGCATTGTAAACGCCGATTTGCGACTCACGTTTGATATTCGTGAAGTGATTGCGAGGATCATCGATGATTCCGATTTTGACGAGTTCAAAGCACTATTTGGAACCACCCTTGTGTGCGGATTTGCCCGAATTGACGGCCAATTGATTGGAATTGTCGCCAACAACGGCATCTTGTTTTCAGAATCGGCGCAAAAAGGGGCGCATTTTATTGAGCTCTGCACCAAACGCAAGATTCCTTTGCTGTTTTTACAAAATGTGACCGGTTTTATGGTCGGCAAAAAGGTTGAAGAAGGCGGTATCGCCAAACACGGAGCCAAGTTAGTAATGGCCGTGGCGTGCGCCGATGTGCCCAAGTTTACGGTCATCGTGGGCGGCTCTTACGGCGCTGGAAACTATGGCATGTGTGGGCGCGCTTACGAACCCACCATGATGTGGATGTGGCCCAATGCACGAATTTCTGTCATGGGTGGAGAGCAAGCGGCAGGCGTGCTGACTCAAGTCAAACGCGAGGCCATCGCAAGGCAAAATGGCGACTGGTCACCAGACGCCGAATCCGAGTTCAGAAAGAAGATCATCAATCAATACGAAACCGAAGGCTCGCCTTATTACGCAAGTGCTAGACTTTGGGATGACGGCATCATCGATCCAAAAGAGACTCGGAACGTGCTGTCCCGCGCGTTAAAAATCGCCCTTAATGCGCCGATTCCAGATAGCGAGTTTGGGATTTTCAGGATGTAA
- a CDS encoding enoyl-CoA hydratase-related protein produces MDITLSSDLQYEIDQNGVATLSLNRLDKHNAFGDQLIHELILALDYLANHPDVRCLLLKGNGEHFSAGADLNWMKQMAEQSHEANVEDAQTLAKLMSILDQFPHPTIVYVHGWAFGGALGLICCSDIAIADHHARFCLSEVKLGLVPATIAPYVIRSIGVRQARRYMLTAETIDAKTAQELHIVHHLTNKDDAQACIDRFIAQILRNSPAALRHAKELIEHCDNKIIDRELVRYTSDMIANVRVSRQGQEGLAAFIEKRPPIWPDEE; encoded by the coding sequence ATGGACATTACGCTGAGTAGCGATTTACAGTATGAGATTGATCAAAACGGCGTCGCAACGCTGAGCCTTAACCGCCTAGATAAACACAATGCGTTTGGCGATCAATTGATTCACGAGTTAATTCTTGCCCTTGATTATCTCGCCAATCATCCTGATGTGCGCTGTTTGTTGCTTAAAGGGAATGGCGAACACTTCTCCGCGGGTGCGGATTTAAACTGGATGAAACAAATGGCGGAGCAATCGCATGAGGCCAACGTCGAAGATGCGCAAACGCTCGCCAAGTTAATGTCCATACTGGATCAGTTTCCCCACCCCACCATCGTCTACGTTCATGGCTGGGCGTTTGGCGGTGCTTTAGGTCTTATCTGTTGCAGCGATATTGCTATTGCCGATCATCACGCTCGATTTTGCTTGAGTGAAGTCAAATTGGGGTTAGTCCCCGCAACCATTGCGCCTTATGTGATTCGAAGTATTGGCGTTAGACAAGCTCGACGATACATGCTGACAGCAGAAACCATCGACGCAAAAACCGCGCAAGAACTGCACATAGTTCACCACCTGACAAACAAAGACGACGCACAAGCCTGTATTGATCGCTTCATAGCGCAGATTTTACGTAATAGCCCAGCTGCATTACGTCACGCCAAAGAGCTTATTGAACACTGTGACAACAAAATCATCGACCGCGAACTGGTTCGCTATACCAGCGATATGATTGCCAATGTGCGCGTTTCACGACAAGGGCAAGAAGGACTCGCCGCTTTTATCGAAAAACGCCCGCCCATTTGGCCAGATGAGGAGTAA
- a CDS encoding EamA family transporter: MTRNDLLLAIFVMAIWGVNFSMIKMGITDVHPLLATAARFTLAVIPAIFFIRRPSVKWRYLMSYGVVFGVGIWGMASWSITAGLSSGMSSVLLSSNALISMAVGVFIHKEAASKRKVMGAVTALIALLVLVSATNGNVTVQGLLFIAIAAGSWTVMGMIVKGSKTTQAFAFNVWGMLFAPIPLVLFAISLYGVDIVFDAVRVWDTRTTVAVLFQAYPTTLFGYWVWNRLLIRYPLSTTAPLTLLVPVFALVSGYLMYAERLSSAQVLACGMFLVGIGLIVKPAKEKWRTGPKVSVS; encoded by the coding sequence ATGACAAGAAACGATTTATTGTTGGCTATTTTTGTAATGGCGATTTGGGGGGTTAACTTCTCAATGATCAAAATGGGGATTACAGATGTTCATCCGTTATTGGCGACGGCGGCACGTTTCACACTTGCAGTGATTCCCGCCATATTCTTCATTCGCAGACCCAGCGTGAAGTGGCGATACCTAATGAGTTATGGCGTTGTATTTGGCGTTGGCATCTGGGGAATGGCGTCTTGGTCAATCACCGCGGGGCTATCGTCTGGGATGTCATCGGTACTGCTATCATCCAATGCGCTGATCAGTATGGCTGTGGGCGTGTTTATTCATAAAGAAGCAGCCTCGAAACGAAAAGTCATGGGGGCAGTGACGGCCTTGATAGCCTTGCTTGTTTTGGTCTCTGCGACCAATGGTAATGTCACGGTTCAAGGATTGCTATTTATTGCAATTGCGGCGGGAAGTTGGACGGTCATGGGGATGATAGTCAAAGGGTCAAAGACCACCCAGGCATTCGCGTTCAATGTATGGGGAATGCTATTTGCTCCGATCCCATTGGTGTTATTTGCTATCAGTTTGTACGGTGTGGATATTGTGTTTGACGCTGTTCGTGTTTGGGATACGAGAACGACGGTCGCAGTGCTTTTTCAGGCTTACCCGACCACTTTGTTTGGTTACTGGGTTTGGAACCGATTGTTGATCCGCTATCCATTGAGTACCACGGCCCCGTTGACTTTATTGGTGCCGGTGTTTGCGCTTGTTTCGGGCTATCTGATGTACGCAGAGCGACTTAGTAGCGCACAAGTTTTGGCTTGTGGGATGTTTCTTGTCGGCATCGGTTTGATTGTCAAGCCAGCTAAGGAGAAATGGCGCACTGGACCAAAGGTCAGCGTATCTTAG